A region from the Streptosporangium sp. NBC_01756 genome encodes:
- a CDS encoding aspartyl/asparaginyl beta-hydroxylase domain-containing protein, which yields MTLTGAETRTAMIEIVPDLLFDPEKITEAYQQVVDRVPVTDPANPDHRLRRLGLTHRAGADDPWHDAGNGQFNQTTGEKNFEEAEFSFFNEELTDTYFHEIYRSLPFQIGRMRLVALHPSEIYHMHTDASRVAHMAIKTNEDCRLLLRRGETYHVPTDGRIHILNTLLHHSAYNAGGDTRIHLTMTIVE from the coding sequence GTGACCCTGACCGGCGCCGAGACCCGTACCGCGATGATCGAAATCGTCCCGGACCTCCTGTTCGACCCGGAGAAGATCACCGAGGCCTACCAGCAGGTGGTCGACCGCGTGCCGGTGACCGACCCGGCCAACCCCGACCACCGGCTGCGCAGGCTCGGCCTCACCCACCGCGCGGGCGCCGACGACCCGTGGCACGACGCGGGCAACGGCCAGTTCAACCAGACCACCGGCGAGAAGAACTTCGAGGAGGCGGAGTTCAGCTTCTTCAACGAGGAGCTGACGGACACCTACTTCCACGAGATCTACCGCAGCCTGCCGTTCCAGATCGGCCGCATGCGCCTGGTCGCGCTGCACCCGTCGGAGATCTACCACATGCACACCGACGCCTCGCGGGTCGCGCACATGGCGATCAAGACCAACGAGGACTGCCGACTGCTGCTGCGCCGCGGCGAGACCTACCACGTCCCGACCGACGGCCGCATCCACATCCTCAACACGCTGCTGCACCACTCCGCCTACAACGCCGGCGGGGACACCCGGATCCACCTGACGATGACCATCGTCGAGTGA
- a CDS encoding ATP-grasp domain-containing protein — protein sequence MTGQSRPVAVIVDGYTTGNFLPPAFAGIGADVVHVQSSRDLMTSMTLPDLTAYRANIVCDTPEEAARALAEFSPVAVVTGQEPGVEWTDRLNELLGLPGNASATWRARRDKYEMIEALRRAGVRCAEQFKSSDPEEIVAWAERRDEYPVVVKPLASAATDGVAVCVSADEVRKAAEVVLGASDIFETRNREVLVQSYLAGHEYTVDMVTVDGKRYTNGVSRYRKRLRGTHNIYDREDLLDPASPEVAALVEYTSSALDALGVRSGPTHAEVIITPAGPALVEVGARLSGSLAREFQDACVGTNQAHLTALAAVRPQEFLDEYAGKVFTRHKFGALVITATELDGIVEDLDLDALAELEALPSLTNLRIKIKPGGRIKPTVDLYTSTLGVHLATDSAEQLERDYERVQQLKDAVFRLR from the coding sequence ATGACTGGACAATCGCGCCCCGTCGCCGTGATCGTCGACGGCTACACCACGGGCAACTTCCTGCCACCCGCGTTCGCGGGCATCGGTGCGGACGTGGTGCACGTGCAGAGCAGCCGCGACCTGATGACCTCCATGACATTGCCCGACCTGACGGCCTACCGGGCCAACATCGTGTGCGACACCCCCGAGGAGGCGGCGCGGGCGCTGGCCGAGTTCTCGCCTGTGGCCGTGGTGACCGGGCAGGAGCCGGGTGTCGAGTGGACGGACCGGCTCAACGAACTGCTCGGCCTGCCCGGCAACGCCAGTGCCACCTGGCGGGCCCGCCGCGACAAGTACGAGATGATCGAGGCGCTGCGCCGGGCGGGCGTGCGCTGCGCCGAGCAGTTCAAGAGCTCCGACCCCGAGGAGATCGTCGCCTGGGCCGAGCGACGGGACGAATACCCGGTGGTCGTGAAGCCGCTCGCGTCGGCGGCGACCGACGGCGTCGCCGTGTGCGTCTCGGCCGACGAGGTCCGCAAGGCGGCGGAGGTCGTGCTCGGCGCGAGCGACATCTTCGAGACCCGCAACCGCGAAGTGCTGGTGCAGTCCTACCTCGCGGGCCACGAGTACACGGTCGACATGGTCACCGTGGACGGGAAGCGTTACACCAACGGCGTTTCGCGCTACCGCAAGCGGTTGCGGGGCACGCACAACATCTACGACCGCGAGGACCTGCTCGACCCGGCTTCGCCCGAGGTCGCGGCACTGGTCGAGTACACATCGTCGGCGCTCGACGCGCTCGGCGTGCGCTCCGGGCCGACCCACGCCGAGGTGATCATCACTCCGGCCGGGCCGGCCCTGGTAGAGGTCGGGGCGCGGCTCAGCGGCAGCCTCGCGCGGGAGTTCCAGGACGCCTGCGTGGGCACCAACCAGGCCCACCTGACCGCGCTCGCCGCCGTCCGGCCCCAGGAGTTCCTCGACGAGTACGCGGGCAAGGTGTTCACGCGGCACAAGTTCGGCGCTCTGGTGATCACGGCGACCGAGCTCGACGGGATCGTGGAGGACCTCGACCTCGACGCGCTGGCCGAGCTGGAAGCGCTGCCGTCGCTGACCAACCTGCGGATCAAGATCAAGCCCGGTGGCCGGATCAAGCCGACGGTCGACCTCTACACCAGCACCCTCGGCGTGCACTTGGCCACCGACTCGGCCGAACAGCTCGAACGCGACTACGAGCGCGTGCAGCAGTTGAAGGACGCCGTCTTCCGGCTGCGCTGA
- a CDS encoding ATP-grasp domain-containing protein — translation MTTSPEIRRLLLVGGGGDMTLSVDVAVAALRQAATRGLTTHVTNLADTLAATPAVTAAADAVTAVDHTDPGAVAAWAVADGGFDVVFGVREMAQVAVAETARALGLPGNDPDAVRRVRSKDACRAALAEAGFVQPPVRLCAGLADAAEFVATVAGPWVVKPRDGSGSEGVRLVADPSELAGAVAALPNQDEFLIEEFVVGAEYSVEGVFLGGEPRVLAVTAKEKLPPPYFVEIGHVLPADLPSADGERIEAQVLAALRALGLTHGLFHVELWLTDRGIVLGEVHARVGGGWIHRMLEHTLPGIELYGLAYDDALGAGAAPASFTTTGAAASRYFAPPPGRITTITGWEAVRDHPAVLYAELAVGEGDVVRPFSSGEDRVGAVVVSAETPAAARRLAGELVDSVKFEVESA, via the coding sequence ATGACAACCAGCCCCGAAATCCGTCGCCTGCTACTGGTCGGCGGCGGCGGAGACATGACGCTCAGCGTCGACGTCGCCGTGGCGGCGCTGCGCCAGGCCGCCACCCGCGGCCTGACCACGCATGTCACCAATCTGGCGGACACGCTGGCCGCGACACCCGCGGTCACCGCGGCGGCCGACGCCGTGACCGCCGTCGACCACACCGATCCCGGTGCGGTCGCGGCGTGGGCGGTGGCGGACGGAGGGTTCGACGTCGTGTTCGGCGTCCGGGAGATGGCCCAGGTCGCCGTCGCCGAGACGGCGCGGGCACTGGGCCTGCCGGGCAACGATCCGGACGCCGTCCGGCGCGTGCGGAGCAAGGACGCGTGCCGTGCCGCACTCGCCGAGGCCGGGTTCGTCCAGCCACCGGTCCGGCTCTGCGCGGGACTCGCCGACGCGGCCGAGTTCGTTGCGACGGTCGCCGGACCGTGGGTGGTCAAGCCCAGGGACGGTTCGGGCAGCGAGGGCGTCCGGCTGGTGGCGGACCCGTCCGAGCTCGCCGGCGCCGTCGCCGCGCTCCCGAACCAGGATGAGTTCCTGATCGAGGAGTTCGTCGTCGGCGCCGAGTACAGTGTCGAGGGCGTGTTCCTCGGCGGTGAGCCGCGGGTCTTGGCCGTGACGGCCAAGGAGAAGCTCCCGCCACCGTACTTCGTGGAGATCGGGCACGTGCTGCCCGCGGACCTGCCGAGCGCGGACGGGGAACGGATCGAGGCGCAGGTGCTCGCCGCGTTGCGGGCACTCGGCCTGACCCACGGGCTGTTCCACGTCGAGCTGTGGCTCACCGACCGCGGCATCGTCCTCGGCGAGGTGCACGCCCGCGTCGGTGGCGGCTGGATCCACCGCATGCTCGAACACACCCTCCCCGGCATCGAGCTGTACGGCCTGGCGTACGACGACGCGCTCGGCGCAGGTGCCGCGCCCGCGTCCTTCACCACGACCGGCGCGGCGGCGTCCCGCTACTTCGCGCCGCCTCCGGGGCGGATCACGACCATCACCGGCTGGGAGGCCGTCCGCGACCACCCCGCCGTTCTGTACGCCGAGCTCGCCGTCGGGGAAGGCGACGTCGTACGGCCGTTCAGCTCGGGTGAGGACCGGGTCGGCGCGGTCGTCGTCAGCGCCGAGACGCCCGCCGCGGCCCGCAGGCTCGCCGGCGAACTGGTGGATTCCGTGAAGTTCGAGGTGGAATCGGCATGA
- a CDS encoding enolase C-terminal domain-like protein translates to MSDDAGLSISVTVDPLPLRRSFEISHMTIESVDIVGLTVSGGGESGYGEIAADLGYGQDARLIAKEAAALAAAVDAHGPRDTEELCAALLGAGGQASGPARMLVEMAFLDRAAKRAGVPVWRLIGLPEPGEVRLLHTVPIGEEIPATVRPVKIKLGGRDDDEVLARLVGVPGPVILDVNCGWDADDWRRLRGLIAAIAPAVLEDPMRDRSLLGEIRAALPDTAVILDEGVNTPADVAAAVAVSDGANTKLMRLGGLLPGREVLTDLAERGATRMLGCFLEPPRAIAYSAQIAGLCDWTDLDGHFWLVDTEPVMSYRLDSSAPGVPRIAS, encoded by the coding sequence ATGAGCGACGACGCCGGCCTGTCGATCAGCGTGACGGTGGATCCGTTGCCGCTGCGGCGGTCCTTCGAGATCTCGCACATGACGATCGAGTCCGTCGACATCGTGGGCCTCACGGTCTCCGGTGGTGGCGAGTCCGGGTACGGCGAGATCGCCGCCGATCTCGGCTACGGACAGGACGCCCGGCTCATCGCGAAGGAGGCCGCCGCGCTCGCCGCGGCCGTCGACGCGCACGGCCCGAGGGACACCGAGGAGCTGTGCGCGGCGTTGCTGGGGGCCGGCGGGCAGGCCTCGGGGCCTGCCCGGATGCTCGTGGAGATGGCGTTCCTCGACCGTGCCGCGAAACGGGCGGGCGTACCGGTGTGGCGGCTGATCGGCCTGCCCGAACCCGGTGAGGTCCGGCTGCTGCACACCGTGCCGATCGGCGAGGAGATCCCGGCGACCGTGCGGCCGGTGAAGATCAAGCTCGGTGGCCGTGACGACGACGAGGTGCTCGCCCGGCTGGTCGGGGTGCCGGGACCGGTGATCCTCGACGTCAACTGCGGCTGGGACGCGGACGACTGGCGGCGGCTGCGCGGGCTCATCGCCGCCATCGCGCCCGCGGTGCTGGAGGACCCGATGCGCGACCGGAGCCTGCTCGGCGAGATCCGCGCCGCGCTGCCGGACACCGCTGTGATCCTGGACGAGGGCGTCAACACCCCAGCCGACGTCGCGGCGGCGGTCGCGGTCTCCGACGGCGCCAACACCAAGCTCATGCGGCTCGGCGGACTGCTGCCCGGCCGCGAGGTGCTGACCGATCTCGCCGAGCGGGGCGCGACCCGGATGCTCGGCTGCTTCCTCGAACCGCCGCGGGCCATCGCCTACTCCGCCCAGATCGCGGGCCTGTGCGACTGGACCGACCTGGACGGGCACTTCTGGCTCGTGGACACCGAACCGGTGATGTCCTACCGCCTCGACAGCTCGGCGCCCGGGGTGCCGAGAATCGCCTCCTGA
- a CDS encoding dipeptidyl-peptidase 5, translating to MNVSTTPYGAWLSPIDADSVAVGEALMEWVGFAGPEVWWTEVRPEDGGRNALMRHTASGPVDALPGWDVRTRVIEYGGRPWTALPGSTADIVFSSYADGRAYRWREGAEPVPLSPAGGDVSVRHADFSVRGDEVFCLRETVFDAAATKVNRHLVALPLDGSAADDPGRVRVLAASHDFMTGPRVSPAGDRVAWLGWDHPAMPWDGTELLVAEVSADGTLGAPAVVLGGPAESVTQADWTHDGRSLLALTDRTGWWNLHRVDTAGTVTALCERDEEFGEALWRIGLRWALPLADSSTAVFHGTSGRTLGVLGTDGVLRDVAGPYTEWFYPATDGTRVAVVAAGPHHRRAVLLIDLATGAHEVLRQVAGTHDEYFSVPVHRTDIGPDGAAVHSHLYPPANPGHTGPDGELPPYVVFVHGGPTSRSHRVRNTEIAYFTSRGIGVVDVQYRGSTGFGRVYREGLRENWGLVDVADCATVARALVADRVTTADRIAIRGGSAGGWTAAVSLTSEPELYRAAAIYYPVLDLEGWRTRGTHDFESRYLDGLVGPWPQRRADYRDRSPVHHVERITAELLLFQGLDDTVCPPAQAEALLAGLADSAVPHEYLTFPGEGHGFRRAATIAACLRAELRLYGRALGFTPAASTDAGPARSRPGCPGEGTKRWL from the coding sequence ATGAACGTGAGCACGACGCCTTACGGGGCATGGCTCTCGCCGATCGACGCCGACTCGGTGGCGGTCGGCGAGGCCCTGATGGAATGGGTCGGTTTCGCCGGTCCGGAGGTCTGGTGGACCGAGGTCCGCCCGGAGGACGGCGGCCGCAACGCGTTGATGCGGCACACCGCGAGCGGTCCGGTCGACGCGCTGCCCGGTTGGGACGTGCGCACCAGAGTGATCGAGTACGGCGGGCGGCCGTGGACCGCCCTGCCTGGGTCCACTGCGGACATCGTGTTCTCGTCGTATGCGGACGGGCGCGCGTACCGCTGGCGGGAGGGCGCGGAGCCCGTGCCGCTCAGCCCGGCGGGCGGCGACGTGTCGGTGCGCCACGCGGACTTCTCCGTGCGTGGCGACGAGGTGTTCTGCCTGCGGGAGACGGTGTTCGACGCCGCCGCGACCAAGGTGAACCGGCATCTCGTCGCGCTGCCGCTCGACGGGAGCGCGGCCGACGACCCCGGCCGGGTGCGCGTGCTCGCGGCGTCGCACGACTTCATGACCGGGCCCCGCGTCTCTCCGGCGGGCGACCGCGTGGCGTGGCTCGGCTGGGACCATCCCGCGATGCCGTGGGACGGCACCGAACTGCTGGTCGCCGAGGTCTCGGCGGACGGCACCCTCGGCGCGCCCGCCGTGGTGCTCGGCGGACCGGCGGAGTCGGTGACCCAGGCCGACTGGACGCATGACGGCCGGTCGCTGCTCGCCCTCACCGACCGCACCGGCTGGTGGAACCTTCACCGGGTCGACACCGCCGGGACCGTGACGGCGCTGTGCGAGCGCGACGAGGAGTTCGGCGAGGCGTTGTGGCGGATCGGCCTGCGCTGGGCGTTGCCGCTCGCGGACTCCTCGACCGCGGTCTTCCACGGCACGAGCGGGCGCACGCTCGGCGTGCTCGGCACCGACGGCGTGCTCCGCGATGTGGCCGGCCCGTACACCGAATGGTTCTACCCGGCCACCGACGGCACGCGCGTCGCCGTCGTCGCGGCCGGGCCGCACCACCGGCGGGCGGTGCTGCTGATCGATCTCGCCACGGGCGCGCACGAGGTGCTGCGCCAGGTGGCGGGCACGCACGACGAGTACTTCTCGGTTCCGGTGCACCGCACCGACATCGGGCCGGACGGCGCCGCGGTCCACTCGCACCTGTACCCGCCCGCGAATCCCGGTCACACGGGACCGGACGGCGAACTGCCGCCGTATGTGGTGTTCGTCCACGGCGGACCGACGAGCCGCAGCCACCGCGTCCGCAACACCGAGATCGCATACTTCACCAGCCGCGGCATCGGCGTGGTGGACGTGCAGTACCGCGGTTCGACCGGCTTCGGCCGCGTGTACCGCGAAGGACTGCGTGAGAACTGGGGCCTGGTGGACGTCGCCGACTGCGCGACGGTCGCCCGCGCGCTCGTCGCGGACCGTGTCACGACAGCGGACCGGATCGCGATCCGAGGGGGGAGCGCGGGTGGCTGGACCGCCGCCGTCTCGTTGACCAGCGAACCCGAGCTCTACCGCGCCGCGGCGATCTACTACCCGGTGCTCGACCTTGAGGGCTGGCGCACCCGCGGCACCCACGACTTCGAGTCGCGCTACCTCGACGGCCTGGTCGGCCCGTGGCCGCAACGACGCGCCGACTACCGCGACCGCTCGCCCGTGCACCACGTGGAACGGATAACGGCGGAACTCCTGTTGTTCCAAGGACTTGATGACACGGTGTGCCCGCCCGCGCAGGCGGAGGCGTTGCTCGCCGGTCTCGCGGACAGCGCGGTCCCCCACGAGTACCTGACTTTTCCCGGCGAAGGACACGGGTTCCGCCGGGCGGCCACGATCGCCGCATGCCTGCGGGCAGAACTGCGGCTCTACGGCCGTGCCCTGGGGTTCACACCCGCGGCGAGTACTGATGCCGGACCCGCGAGGAGCAGGCCCGGTTGTCCTGGGGAGGGAACGAAACGATGGCTTTAG
- a CDS encoding fatty acid desaturase family protein produces the protein MALAEPVADPDDTADRRFDELTFDRLTPEVRRGLKELCVTDNWHGLLAVAFEFTLIAFAVFLCVGVSWWFFPLSALLIGTTHRFLAHLLHESSHKTLARNPVVNFLGGTVLSGYLTFQLQGPYRNTHVGLHHRSLGDPDVDPDYKFHIECGLYDPGRSSRALVLREVVFSIIGLRVFSYLKYLIRERFHVDRDIPQISAPVPIGAERLIMGVEWALVIGGCAYFGVLPELLLFWFVPMCTTSVAIGWISELAEHYPMPEGETKRVLLTRNRHGRLWERFLISRHNDRFHLVHHLNTGVPFWNLRRAHEVLLNDPGYALWDGLWAGVFTRPRHRDGKETVISYAVKYRQWRQSGGDPAAGPSFATLMMITAGEKTG, from the coding sequence ATGGCTTTAGCGGAACCTGTCGCCGATCCGGACGACACGGCCGACAGAAGGTTCGACGAACTGACCTTCGACCGATTAACCCCGGAGGTCCGCCGCGGCCTCAAGGAGCTCTGCGTCACGGACAACTGGCACGGACTCCTCGCGGTGGCCTTCGAGTTCACCCTCATCGCCTTCGCCGTCTTCCTGTGTGTCGGCGTCTCGTGGTGGTTCTTCCCGCTCTCGGCGTTGCTGATCGGGACCACCCACCGGTTCCTGGCCCACCTGCTGCACGAGTCGTCGCACAAGACCCTCGCCCGGAACCCCGTCGTCAACTTCCTCGGCGGCACCGTCCTCAGCGGATACCTGACGTTCCAGTTGCAGGGGCCGTACCGCAACACCCACGTCGGCCTGCACCACCGCAGCCTGGGTGACCCCGACGTGGACCCGGACTACAAGTTCCACATCGAGTGCGGTCTGTACGACCCTGGCCGGTCAAGCCGGGCCCTGGTGCTGCGCGAGGTCGTGTTCTCGATCATCGGCCTGCGGGTCTTCTCCTACCTCAAGTACCTGATCAGGGAACGGTTCCACGTCGACCGGGACATCCCGCAGATATCGGCGCCGGTGCCGATCGGGGCCGAGCGGCTGATCATGGGCGTCGAGTGGGCGCTCGTCATCGGTGGCTGCGCGTACTTCGGCGTGCTCCCCGAACTGCTGCTGTTCTGGTTCGTGCCGATGTGCACGACCAGCGTGGCCATCGGCTGGATCTCGGAGTTGGCCGAGCACTACCCGATGCCCGAGGGGGAGACCAAGCGCGTCCTGCTCACCCGCAACCGGCACGGCAGGCTGTGGGAGCGGTTCCTCATCAGCAGGCACAACGACCGGTTCCACCTGGTGCACCACCTGAACACCGGTGTGCCGTTCTGGAACCTCCGGCGGGCGCACGAGGTGCTGCTCAACGATCCCGGCTACGCGCTGTGGGACGGCCTGTGGGCGGGCGTGTTCACCCGGCCACGGCACCGTGACGGCAAGGAGACCGTGATCAGCTACGCGGTCAAGTACCGGCAGTGGCGGCAGAGCGGCGGCGACCCGGCGGCGGGGCCGAGCTTCGCCACGTTGATGATGATCACGGCAGGGGAGAAGACAGGATGA
- a CDS encoding proline dehydrogenase family protein, whose product MTQSTADFEGAGRSLRAFAANPALRTAFGPPDSSLRTLFGPAARRFVAAATEDEVVDRIATLTGKGYRVSVEAVGEEITDPAEIEAVVTGYISLLRRVPVPVQLGFDLSAVGLLRSAGQTLDNTARILEVAAEHDSAVVISMERAEFVNDILGVFGKLAGHHDNVGITVQAHLHRTADDLPAIAATGAKVRLVKGVYAEPADVALPRGPELDARYLDLAARFADAGTRLALATHDAALLDRARTGGLLGRVDEIEMLHGVQPELLRAHREGGMACRVYLTYGDNWWLHLLHRIAEHPPTVITALADLADPDRVVFGAQY is encoded by the coding sequence ATGACGCAGTCCACCGCGGATTTCGAAGGGGCGGGTCGGAGCCTACGCGCGTTCGCCGCGAATCCCGCGCTGCGCACCGCGTTCGGGCCGCCCGACTCGTCGCTGCGCACCCTGTTCGGGCCCGCGGCGCGGCGGTTCGTCGCGGCCGCGACCGAGGACGAGGTGGTCGACCGCATCGCCACCCTGACCGGCAAGGGCTACCGGGTGTCCGTGGAGGCGGTGGGTGAGGAGATCACCGATCCCGCCGAGATCGAGGCCGTCGTGACCGGGTACATCTCGTTGCTGCGCCGCGTGCCGGTCCCGGTGCAGCTCGGGTTCGACCTCTCGGCGGTCGGCCTGCTCCGGTCCGCCGGGCAGACGCTGGACAACACCGCACGCATCCTGGAGGTCGCCGCGGAGCACGACTCGGCCGTGGTGATCAGCATGGAGCGCGCGGAGTTCGTGAACGACATCCTCGGCGTGTTCGGCAAGCTCGCCGGACACCACGACAACGTCGGCATCACCGTCCAAGCGCACCTGCACCGCACAGCCGACGACCTGCCCGCCATCGCCGCGACCGGTGCGAAAGTCCGGCTGGTCAAGGGGGTCTACGCCGAGCCCGCCGACGTCGCGCTGCCCCGTGGACCCGAGCTCGACGCGCGGTACCTCGACCTGGCCGCGCGCTTCGCCGACGCGGGCACCCGGCTCGCGCTGGCGACGCACGACGCCGCGTTGCTCGACCGCGCGCGGACCGGGGGACTGCTCGGCCGGGTGGACGAGATCGAGATGCTGCACGGGGTTCAGCCCGAGCTGCTGCGGGCACACCGGGAGGGCGGCATGGCCTGCCGGGTCTACCTGACGTACGGGGACAACTGGTGGTTGCACCTGCTGCACCGCATCGCCGAGCACCCGCCGACCGTCATCACCGCGCTCGCCGACCTGGCCGACCCCGATCGGGTCGTCTTCGGCGCGCAGTACTGA
- a CDS encoding aminotransferase class V-fold PLP-dependent enzyme produces MIHLNTAGAGLMPDVVANAMLDCLHREVEYGAYETELHYDKILQQEVYKRIAALVGAPADDVAFFDSATRAWVRVVSRLDLKPGDMVWVSPYEYAGNLISLLALRERTGCVIETIPTTTTGDLDLEWMSAHVNGDVAFVSITHIPSGCGIVNPVAEIGRILAGHRAFYAVDACQSVGQVPIDVAAFGCALLTGAGRKFLRGARGTGFAYVAPELRAALQVETYDLHVARADSPTSYVVEDDSARSLELAERTTAAVLGFNAALDYMSTVDAYGNREVYQALRGMLAELPVEMIEPGTVHSGIASFRHATVSAERIRDGLAERGINGWKIRGDHTPIYMGERGIDTAVRLSVHYYNTLDEVAAAGRALAEILGA; encoded by the coding sequence ATGATCCACTTGAACACCGCAGGCGCCGGGCTCATGCCCGACGTGGTGGCGAACGCGATGCTCGACTGCCTGCACAGGGAGGTGGAGTACGGCGCGTATGAGACCGAGCTCCACTACGACAAGATCCTTCAGCAGGAGGTCTACAAGCGGATCGCTGCCTTGGTCGGCGCGCCGGCCGACGACGTCGCCTTCTTCGACAGCGCGACGCGCGCGTGGGTTCGAGTGGTGTCGAGGCTGGACCTCAAGCCGGGTGACATGGTCTGGGTGAGCCCGTACGAGTACGCGGGCAACCTGATCTCGCTGCTGGCGTTGCGCGAGCGGACCGGATGCGTGATCGAGACCATTCCCACCACCACGACCGGCGACCTCGACCTGGAGTGGATGAGCGCGCACGTCAACGGTGACGTCGCGTTCGTCTCGATCACCCACATCCCGTCCGGCTGCGGCATCGTGAACCCGGTCGCCGAGATCGGCCGGATCCTCGCGGGGCACCGCGCGTTCTACGCGGTCGACGCCTGCCAGTCGGTGGGCCAGGTGCCGATCGACGTCGCCGCGTTCGGCTGCGCCCTGCTCACCGGCGCGGGCCGCAAGTTCCTGAGAGGGGCGCGCGGAACCGGATTCGCCTATGTGGCGCCGGAACTGCGCGCCGCGTTGCAGGTGGAGACGTACGACTTGCACGTCGCCCGGGCCGACTCGCCGACCTCGTACGTGGTGGAGGACGACAGCGCCCGGTCGCTCGAACTCGCCGAGCGGACCACCGCCGCCGTGCTCGGCTTCAACGCGGCGCTCGACTATATGTCCACAGTGGATGCTTACGGGAACCGCGAGGTGTACCAGGCGTTGCGCGGCATGCTGGCCGAGCTGCCGGTGGAGATGATCGAGCCCGGCACCGTGCACTCGGGCATCGCGTCGTTCCGGCACGCGACCGTCTCCGCCGAGCGGATCCGCGACGGACTGGCCGAGCGCGGCATCAACGGCTGGAAGATCCGCGGCGACCACACCCCGATCTACATGGGCGAACGCGGCATCGACACAGCCGTCCGGCTGTCTGTGCACTACTACAACACCCTTGACGAGGTGGCCGCGGCAGGCCGGGCGCTCGCCGAAATCCTCGGCGCGTGA
- a CDS encoding MFS transporter: MSRSARVLTRSFTEGLVPRTRTGRMLTFCAGTDSLTIGLFLAVPTLYFVPQLGISAVTVGLALSVANIAGLISPLPFGSLADRYGAKRVYVGLMAVRAAGFVSYVFVTEVVGYLVVTTVIAGATRACLPLLQVVAGEVVDDDARTRTMASLRAFNNIGLTGGFLVTGLAQLSGVRLGFQTAFVLAAMALLAAASMMVLIGRTAVARPKSVAVDEPAARTPFRDVRFLVFTAANSVMMMHDAVLFILLPLWLAREGLPGVVSPLLLAVNTVLTVLLQIMLSRNFKGVAQAARMLRRSCAVLLLACALFMVAENLGGALALVVIAVVAMTVGENLHAIAAWEMSFAMSPPGARGRYLSLFGAGTGTELVFGPVLVTAVILPATTLGWILLAVLFTAATALMVSAVRPLALREGATHV, encoded by the coding sequence GTGAGCAGGTCGGCGCGCGTTCTCACCCGGTCGTTCACCGAAGGCCTGGTCCCCCGGACCAGGACCGGACGGATGCTGACGTTCTGCGCCGGGACCGACTCGTTGACCATCGGCCTGTTCCTGGCCGTGCCGACGCTGTACTTCGTGCCCCAGCTGGGCATCTCGGCGGTCACCGTCGGACTGGCGCTCTCGGTCGCGAACATCGCCGGGCTCATCTCTCCGCTGCCGTTCGGCAGCCTCGCGGACCGCTACGGCGCGAAACGCGTCTACGTCGGGCTGATGGCGGTGCGCGCGGCCGGGTTCGTCAGCTACGTCTTCGTCACCGAGGTGGTCGGCTACCTGGTGGTCACCACAGTGATCGCGGGGGCGACCCGAGCGTGCCTGCCGTTGCTCCAGGTGGTGGCCGGGGAGGTGGTGGACGACGACGCCCGCACCCGGACGATGGCGTCCTTGCGCGCGTTCAACAACATCGGCCTCACCGGCGGATTCCTGGTCACCGGGCTCGCCCAGCTCTCCGGCGTCCGGCTGGGATTCCAGACGGCGTTCGTCCTCGCGGCGATGGCCCTGCTCGCCGCGGCGTCGATGATGGTGCTGATCGGTCGGACGGCCGTCGCGCGGCCGAAGTCGGTGGCGGTGGACGAGCCCGCCGCCCGGACGCCGTTCCGCGACGTCAGGTTCCTCGTCTTCACCGCCGCGAACTCCGTGATGATGATGCATGACGCGGTCCTGTTCATCCTGCTGCCGCTGTGGCTCGCTCGCGAGGGACTGCCCGGCGTGGTCAGCCCGCTGCTGCTCGCGGTCAACACCGTGCTGACCGTGCTGTTGCAGATCATGTTGTCCCGCAACTTCAAGGGCGTCGCGCAGGCCGCGCGGATGCTGCGCCGGAGCTGCGCCGTGCTGCTGCTGGCGTGCGCGTTGTTCATGGTCGCCGAAAACCTCGGCGGGGCGCTCGCGCTGGTCGTCATCGCGGTGGTCGCCATGACGGTGGGCGAGAACCTGCACGCGATCGCGGCCTGGGAGATGTCGTTCGCCATGTCGCCACCCGGCGCCCGCGGCCGGTATCTCTCGCTGTTCGGCGCGGGAACCGGGACCGAGCTGGTGTTCGGTCCGGTGCTCGTGACGGCGGTGATCCTGCCTGCCACGACCCTCGGCTGGATCCTGCTGGCGGTGCTGTTCACCGCCGCGACGGCACTCATGGTCTCGGCGGTCCGGCCGCTGGCGTTACGAGAGGGAGCAACCCATGTCTGA